The Gadus macrocephalus chromosome 1, ASM3116895v1 DNA window GACGTATACCAGCGCAGcggcagtgcattgtgggactTGCAGTTTTAACGCTGAAATGCGATAAACCGGCGGGCCAGTTCTGGTAGACATTAGATATTATCTAATGTCTACCACCGGCGTGACTTCGCCGGTGTATAAATTACACCGCGGGCCGGATTAGGCCCGCGGGCCTTGAGATTGACAGCTatgccctagagtatctgtggtataaaggctgggacgaatttcaaattataaatatgtacaatccataacgttagctctctggttCATAGCTCAGCTGACTaaaatacctcccgttgccaagtcgtagctaaggtccgtcctatttatgtgaaaaacgttatatttggTATAGCTGCTcgcagatatatatatatatatatatatatatatatatatacataattattagtgctgtcaagcgattaaaatatttaatcgcattaatgttaTAGTTAACTCaagattaatcacgattaatcgcaattcttttttctatgctaaatatcccttgatttctttgtcccattaattttttcattttaatgctcttatcaacatggagaagtgcatcggcttgccttgtgcaaatgtttttttattgataacaacattggcatatgcTGAttaaaacaggacgatacaaaaaaaattgcgaacaattattggatcattcttataattgacatttctctgggccaatcggaatctcagcacttgcttcagaatctttcttataattgacatttctctgggccaatcggaatcttgaagcacacagcgccaactgagctcgccattggatgaggcggtcgcctggctaccgcgcatgcacatgcatgcggccaaacaacgcaagagagcttgcgaaacactcgtctagaggggtgttccacgaacggaggtttaacaaacactgagttaacgctgaactctaggttgatttacccagtgccgactaacccagagttttcggttccacagcagcggttatgcattagttcaaccaactgggggttggttaacacagggttgtgcgcgtcaccgccaaacctaaaaagacgtatggatcatggaaaccctgatcgaaatggcgaaacgggccgcttatttcaatgaaatggaacttcaggttctcctggggagctatgacgaggagaaggacattatcacaagaaaagggaacgctaaagcctctgcaacccggagaaccaaagcctggcagcggatcgctgaccgcgtaaatgcgttagttacacgtcaaaagcatgatcgttaatatttgagccatgaatatataaatatcccagttaagcattcttaaagatcctaccacataacccctttcttctaaaaaaaatatgtactccgatggcttcagcggatcaagtataaaaatgaagtataaaacacatacaaactggtaagcttttcccaccatcgtattggtataaatttgagtaagcaatttttttaagccaatcgtgaaaaggcagacagtcggtagactggatctggccctcaaattgtcttgaccccggtggaggagctgttaataaacataaattcagggcgccctggcatggagggggtacctggaggtacctacctcctcagagagtcaggggccataccccactggttgaatgtaggtttttgtgttttcttgtattttagattttttttgccttcgaagtaacacatgcaaaccatgtgcttgccacagcgcatactattccaagtgtttctttttttggtaactgggtagaaaacctaaaagtgacaattcatcaacttcacagaataataattgttttttgtcTCTTCAATAATaagtacaaataataataataaaaaaattatgacagttgtaaataaaatattttttataagcctcaaggatgttttgacattgatttttgagaaagtatgctgagttttgttaagtcacgctcagactagtgtcatttgtatattacaataaaaagaaaatccccccgtgacactgtcaccttttttcttctgaggagtttgcaggtctgatattaacgccgttaaaattggtttgcgttaacgccgttaataacgcgtttaactgacggcACTAATAATTATCTTTAAttactttatcttgtattgttgctgctatgtggctgttgaggGACCGAGTCTAAGAATTGTACTCTTTTGTACTTCATTTATAAGTACTtataaattaaaatgtaataaaagcTTTCAGTCTTTCcaggtgtatttgtatttttgtaaaACCGATGTTTatattctttattcttttttttttttgttggtacGGTGTGGGCAGTGGTTGTTCATTTTGAATTGTCACAATATTGTATAATCAGTGGTTTGTACAACCGTACCCTTATTTCTACAGTAATACTTCACCCAGATCTGGGTGAAGTAAATAATTGAAGGCTTATTGGTTGGTTGATTGTAGGATAATAATCATGAGGTTAAAATGGATTTTACTGACTAATTCGATAGGATTCCTTTTCACATGCTTGTTTTTCTGAACTTTTCAAGGTATCATTTGGAAGTGGGTCAAAGACAtgaagcttttatttttttgtggggCCATTAGGAAACTAGATCCATTCAACATGCCTGTATTGCTGTGATATAACACTTGGAGTCTTTCTCCAGAGGCTAGCTCTGTTAACAAAACCTTGTTTCTCTCTTTAGGTCGGGGGGGTGCCTCTATCTTTGGGAAACAGTTTGAAGATGAGATCCACTCGGAACTCAAGTTCTCAGGTAATCACTTCTCATTGGTTCTGACGCTCGTCGTATTCTGTTATGTTTAATATATTCATACATTGAAGGAAGTGGCTCTCGTGGATGGGAATTGATCGAGGTTTCTCTGCATCACCACCTGTTGCATGTTGCTGTTTTAAAACAATATGCACGTTCCGTTTTCACATAATGCATGAgttctgtgtttatgtttgagACTGACTAAACTATATATCATGCACGACCTTAAAGGGGCGGGTATTCTGGCGATGGCGAATGCAGGCCCCAACACAAACGGCAGCCAATTCTTCCTCACACTCGGAGAGACTCAGTGGTTGGATGGAAAACACACAATCTTTGGCCGAGTGCGCCAAGGAATGGGCGTGGTGAACCGCATCGGAATGGTGGAGACCAACACCCAGGACCGGCCCGCCGACGACATCAAGATCCTGAGGGCCTTCGTCACCGATTGATTGACCTCGTTTTCTACATTTTAAAAATACtgtaataaatgtttttgtttacgTGTGAGTGGATCCATGGCCAGACAAAGGGGTGTATTTcctcattgttgttgttatcgattttgtatcagttctcaccacacaacgacgtctcatctttgctgcttaaatgtcggtatgtaatggtatggagttattgaaacttactacgtgtaaaaaagactagaaattgaatgtttatttttaagcctcgaaagttgcactgggtgcctttaattgaaggtagttttaatggaccaaaaaccaggtcactggAACCCGTAACGTTGTAACAACATTGTAACCAACAGCTGAAAAACCGGAcccaaacaaaccccggttaccccggcaacacggtctcactcgcgtgcaggcccccaccctcctgttcttccaaggccctcccccagctgacctaatgattcgccccccacgctgattgacaagaataacattacaatacatgcacatagaacaactggcataacggacaacaaaatataatgtaacacataacacacaaactatttaactgtcccagggtcgctacagtatatagagtggcgaagtcacgccccttccggtagagctcatgggacctatgagatcgaaaaatatgaatgggtgtcaatggagagaaaataattattttctggtcccagtctttatatgccctggattacacatatgttgtttgtggatttaaatgataatttttcatgcaaagaaaactaaacattttcgtgaagatgtttgataattttaggttttatgtgaggccgctttgtgaactacagctcttcgctgctctcgacgcatatgataaacGTCACCACActcgcacttggaactcggcacagagatggcgttcactctgctccacttcaccactttttccatggggaggataaaagcatcgaaagaggtgaaaaccactatatgtcggggcacgtgcagagtttcagttaggccgatgggaagattgtcggtcttctccacgccagtcccagggagcgtgacgtcacatacgagccgtgtagtctttctcgttgtgttttctctacagcctttatctgaacaattgcacaataaacggtcgaactctttgcatgaaaaattatcctttaaatccacaaacaacatatgtgtaatccatggcatataaagactgggaccagaaaataattctcttctctccattgacacccattcatatttttcgatctcataggtcccatgagctctaccggaagaggcgtgacttcgccactctattacggacataccggacagaaattttacggaggggaggagtctcggaggaatcACGGCCTCACTGCACGAAGATGTGACACGTTCGGCTCAGCTGCACTTGGAGGTTATGGTAggtgtatggaagtaaatctgtgccatcgggtgttgaaaataaaaacacattgaattataagcactgaatatttatgcattgaaataacctatctgaattttttgcctctgaatttaactctttacattttcaatatatcatattcacctttatttttcaatgtcaaaaaattcaacgttaaaatattcaactcaaatattttcaacgtcccaaaattcagtccgccaaagtcaccatcaaaattcaatgtacgaaattcagtgttaacatccggggacccaagaaagagcaatcgatcctagatgctagatcgcggtcaaacgagTGGGCGCGTCATTCTCGTTGGATACCTGActcacgcgggaaggcaaaacagatttagccatgtccaactgcaacagcagcagtaatgGTACGGAGCCCCCTAAGGgacatggaggaaaaaaaatattttggttgaaaaataaataaataaaagcagagagaaaaataataatttggttTGCGAGATATCGCAAACCAACTTCCGGGTCAGAATTTATCTTCCGGGTCAGAGGAAAAACTAACGACCGCAAAGATGAAGCTTGGGAGATCATCGTTTATTTTGAACTTGGCTTAAAATATTCGGACATCAAATCAATACTTGCCAGTAGGCACGCCTTccacataagtgagagacatctGAAGAGGATACTGCGAGATAGGGGACACTCTCGCCGCAAGGCGTAGGCTACTCTGACCTGTCGGTCCTGGTGGATTTTATTGGCGACCAACTGCAGTACTCTGGACAGCTTCACGGGTACCGATGGATGCACGCTTAATGCAGGGAGCATGGACTGCGtgtgaggaaagaggatgtGCGGTTGTTTTTGAAAGAGCTCGATCCCAGAGGAGTGTCACGAAGGCTAGCGAGACGTCTCAGACGACGAAACTACTAGTGTAGATAGATATTAGATAGTGTACATATTAtacaactagtattacttttcataccctgacatgttttgattgttaatgttcctgcagtcttcttctaaatgtcacatgatgttgctgtggtgtcaagacagctgattttaTGCAGGTTTCAGGTCATCCTACTTGAACCGGCAGGACGACCGCACCCCCTGCTGTATACAATCATATTGACATCTTGACActacagcaacatcatgtgacataaGAAGAAGACTTCAGGAACTTGTCATGGTATGAAAAGCAATACTAGTCTGATTACAAGAACAATTAAGTCAATTGTTCTTGAAcaagtacaattattaattcaATAAGTTTTTCATCTAGCTAATGTGGCCATTGAAAAATATGGCCTGAAAATATCAGGAAACGGCACCAAACTTGTTTGGCAATTTTTTGTTTCCACATACGGGATAGCAATATAGTTACAGTCATACATTTTTTGCCAGTctcaataaaaacatgaatagcgtgtgttgtcgttttttaacccctctctcagtatttgaaactacaggttgtaaatgcacagataatttcaaaatgcttttctgtcgTTAACATGTCAATATTTCTACTGATTGGCCATCAGAAGTTCAGAGTTCGATAGATACATCAATTTTTTTGGTCCCATCATTTGAAATCCAATGAT harbors:
- the ppil1 gene encoding peptidyl-prolyl cis-trans isomerase-like 1, whose product is MSGIPSDTWRPPTVTIETTMGAIVLELYWKHAPKTCKNFAELAKRGYYSNTRFHRIIKDFMVQGGDPTGTGRGGASIFGKQFEDEIHSELKFSGAGILAMANAGPNTNGSQFFLTLGETQWLDGKHTIFGRVRQGMGVVNRIGMVETNTQDRPADDIKILRAFVTD